The Penaeus chinensis breed Huanghai No. 1 chromosome 36, ASM1920278v2, whole genome shotgun sequence genome includes a region encoding these proteins:
- the LOC125045012 gene encoding U-scoloptoxin(01)-Cw1a-like codes for MKFFVLFCVFIGVAAALPDLRQRRDSSPEFFELPSNASLVLGGINTGFDCADLPYGYYADEANGCAIFHVCLPYIDHDVYISRHFSFMCAPGSIFDQERLVCDFPEMSLPCSEAANLRTSNAYFGREDVNFLEE; via the exons ATGAAGTTCTTTGTACTAT TCTGCGTCTTCATCGGAGTGGCCGCCGCCCTCCCCGACCTCCGTCAGCGGCGCGACTCCTCGCCGGAGTTCTTCGAGCTGCCCTCCAACGCCTCCCTGGTTCTGGGCGGCATCAACACGGGCTTCGACTGCGCTGACCTGCCCTACGGCTACTACGCCGACGAGGCCAACGGCTGCGCCATCTTCCACGTGTGTCTGCCCTACATCGACCACGACGTGTACATCTCACGCCACTTCTCCTTCATGTGCGCGCCTGGCTCCATCTTCGACCAGGAGCGCCTCGTGTGCGACTTCCCCGAGATGTCTCTCCCCTGCTCCGAGGCGGCCAACCTCAGGACTTCCAACGCTTACTTCGGCCGCGAGGATGTCAACTTCCTCGAGGAGTAA